The Neodiprion lecontei isolate iyNeoLeco1 chromosome 2, iyNeoLeco1.1, whole genome shotgun sequence genome segment TTGAACTCACTGAATAAACTTGCTAATAATGCAGCTGCGCATTTACCATAAATCAGccaaaaaagtaataatactGACACACGAAGCACAGAGGCAAAAGTAGACATCACTGAAACCTGAAGTTACACAAAACAATGGAAAGCCGAGACACGACATTCACCTTCAACGGTCGTAGGATGTTTTCATTTCAGTAACTCGGTTTTCTTCACGCTACACGCTGTTCCTCGTGTATTGTTCACATAGGTATGAGTATAGCGCAAGTACACTAATTGAATAAGGCGGTCTGAATGTTAAACTGACACATGCTAACGACACGTTGTTCCACTCCGATTGCTCGGAAACGACTGATGGTACGTACGGCGCTCAGAAGAGACTTAAATAAGTTCTGTGAAGGACGGAAGATAACGATACTCCTGCGCTCTCTGTTACTCTTTCCATGGAGTGGGGGTAGCTGCACACGCCTGCCTCGCTGTTTTTCCCCTCTCGTGGCCCCCATTTCATGGGTAGACCGACGGAGAGggaggaaaaattattatcttctgTCCTTAGCTGAAGATATATCCTCAGTCAACGGTTATATCGAATGCGGGCATTTACAGAATAATTTGACAACTTAAAATTGTCGACAAATTTTGCTTTTCATACAGAATTGTTGCACTTGAATCTACGTATACGTATCACTACGTTATATAGTTCAGCTAAAAATTATTAAGACAGTacgaaatatattttgaataattataaaatactaATTAGACCCTCAGGAAAGCAAAAAAGACATCGAAAAGTCCGTCCGACCAAGAGCAGAGGAATTACgaaggaaatttttcgtttttcgcctgtaactcttgatccgttgctcgcagtgtattcggactgcgggcaatcgattcctcttgcaatattacgtcgatatagtgcatgaaagaattgatttcagcatttttcaaaatcgtcaaaattttcagCAAATATCCAAATACGATATCGTATTTCCCACAAATCCCACATTTCCTGCCAATACGTTAAGAGGGAATAATGTGCTACCTTCGTCCCGCTTTTCAGATCAAAAGACTTGACATTATGATTGAGTCGGGAATAATAGATATAATGTGCATAACTTGCAGATGATCGTTCCATAACATCAGACAAATCTTACAAGGAAAAACTGCAATTTGTGAATAAGCAAAACGTGAaatgttcaaatttgtttttatggCTAGTTTTTACCTACATACAAATACGCATGTGTGTGAATTCGTCACAATCGttgcaaaataatttattttccaacaaaTTCTTAATCCAGTGTTAAAATGTTGAGTCTTGCTGAGAGGtatcttgaaaatttcttatcTTGGGTAGTCggtcgaaaacaaaaacatcgTAAACATCACGTGTTGATAAGCCTTTGATAACTGGCATTCCAGTTATCTAAGAAAATCGTTTCATGGGTTCACTGAATTCCCACGTTCCTGTAAACTCTTCGGCTACAACCGCTTTATCCCTTCACCAAGAACAAACATACTCGCACCCAAGTAGGGTTGAAAATCGGTAACATTCTGTTGATAAGCTAGAACAAAGTTGCCAGTATCGGCATTCGGGTTCACAGGACGATCTAAAACCACTGAAACGTCAAAGGCATTGTACTAGCAGGTGACAAAAGCCGAAGTTAGAAACATAAGGTACTAATTTTAAATACCTTTGACTAAACTTTCCATGACATCAGGATACAATCTCTCCGTCACTCTGGTACTCGGAGGATGCATTCGTGGATTTGTGTTAATTTCTATTAACCACACTGATAGATCGTTCATTATCATGAAATCTGCACCGTACAGTTCGAAGCTGCATCTACGTTTGTCCATGTGCTTTTGGGCAGCTAACATAGTTGCAATTATTGCCTCGCGTATCTTCGGATAGACTTCATCGTACCAAGGCTCGCCACTGTAGCCAGCTTTCCTGGAATAGATACTATACAAATTGTCCGTATTGCACAAAacatttcagaaaaatttctatagtaTTTGTGCACTGCTGATGAAACTGCAACGTTACAAGAATATTGCTGGTGTATGTACACAAGCGAATATGAAAACGTTGCTGTAGAGAGTATACGCAAAATTGGAATAATACAGCGCAAGGTATTTGAAATATGAAACTTTGTAAAGTTACGTTACTGCAATATTTGAGCACTTCCAGTTGCAGAAACATTGCAGCAAAGATTACTGATCGTTCGGTACGATGGTGCCATCCCCTGAATATGGCTTCTAATAACCGGTTTATAGTCATCTGATGTGTATCGCGTTTACTCTTTAGAATTGGTAACATGAATAGGTTGATTTTCTGTCAGGCTAACTTGAGATAGTCGTTGATCTTTTTGCAGTCCCAATCCTTAGCGCGAACGGAGTTCTTCTGTTCTGAGTACTTGCACTGAACAGCGGTATTGCATATATGAACGGCTTCGTGGTAATTCGCAAAACTGAAGGGTCTCGAACTAAAGCGTAAGAAAGACTCCCTAGCAGATGTTAACGATCAAATGTAATATAACTTCAGAGCGAACATAGTAGtgatctgatttttttttcaaattacttgtATATCCAAATGGTCAAAGGGTAACTCTTGGTTACTAAATACCATTGCCGGACATCGAATTTGGTGCATTCGACAAGAAATGGTTTCTCTGAAACGAAGTATGTACTAATTTTTCCAGAAAAATCGTTACCGAAGTAATAGACGATTGAAACAAATAAGATCGCATCGACAATATGAAGAAACTGTAGGTACTATTCTAACGTCTGCGATTCCAATATTCCAGAAGTATTGCCTTGAATCATTACAGGAATACTGCAAGCTTATATGAAAGAGTAGACAACAAAATGTTGCTACAGGGTGTCTGAAACATTGCGAATGCATTGCGCaatatatgtaaaatatttcaaacagtGTGAATTTCCTATGGTATAATGTTTCTGTAAGATTGCGTACCGCACACTTATTCTTTTACGAACCAATATATTTCTGCACAACGAAGTAGTCTCTTCCACCGTCGTAAACCCGTTTCATGATATGGCTAAGTTTGTGAGTCATTACAATACCCGTTCCACAACACAAATCACTTGGTTTCAGGATCCAAATATTTCTGTATCCATTTAGCTCAAATTGTGGATCAATATCTTTGACTTTCTTCAGCACAGCAATTGCAGCTACATACAAAATCtgcaataaattgaatatgatACTCAATCAACCTATTCACCATCATTCGAGCTATGTTGACAAGTTGTATACTGCTTACCTCGATCTCTGGAAAAGGGGGTTCACTCGTCGTTTCAACGAATCCATTTTCCAAATGAACTGCCTTTATGTAATTTTGGATGAATGAATCCCATTCCTGGGACGAAACCGCGGCTTGCGGAACGTCCAAGTACTCGTTGTTAGCCGTAGCAACTAGTTGCTCGCACCGTTTTATAGCGAATTCGATTTGTTGGATAGAAATTGGCGACGAGCCTCGTAAAATGTATTCTACACCCTCTCGAATCTGCTCTACAAACCATTTCAGCAAACTCACCGCTGCCGTCATCCGATAATCTTCGACAAAAGCGTTCTTGTCACGACATGCGTTGTACGTTCTCGGATATTGAACATTTGACACCTTCTCCTCATAATTCCAATGCGTGTCCTCCAATATGGTTGCCATTCCAAGCTGGGCATCGAGAAAAGGATTCAACGTCGTTGAATCTGAATTAGTGATGCTTGCTCTTTCCCATAGTGGTTAGACTTTACGAAGAATGCAGCCACTACGAGTGTTCGATATGTTACTATATTGGTATTACACTTACTTTGGACGTGTAGatgaatgatttttgaaatcgaTTTAGCAGCGTGCTCTGTTTGATGTTACTATTCCAGTCAGTGAACTCGTTCCGACAGTCCCATATGAAATCGGGTGGTACGTGTCTCAGCATTTGAAAGATTACCATCTTTTCATTGAAACTACCGTCTGGCAGTTGAATACTGCCCAACGAAGGTGCGTCCAAACTAGCGACGCTTCCTACACAATAAGAATGACATCATTGCGTGTTCAACTGATACTGTACCTGCAACTCACCATACGGTACCATTCGTGTCTTCGTAGATTCGTATTTTTGAACCCAACCTCTGGACTTCATTGAAGCTTCCAGATAAGGAATATCACCACGGATTAGGAAAATCTTGTGATTCTAGTGGAAGAATATGCTTCACACGGGTATATTTACTATAGATAATTATCACGTGCACTGAGTTACCTTGATGGCTTTGGCGACCATTTGCTGAATCTCATTGTAACACTCTTTTCGACTCAGCTCGATTAAGCATGCCGCATTGCACACAATTTTATCACATTGGCTACCAACATTCTGCTCGTAACGCGTGGCAGGGCTGAAAGTATTCGCGGTTTTGGATTTCCCCGGATAGTCGTGGGGATTGAGAATTTTCATCGTATCATCAATCGTCGTTCCAGGATTATTACGAGACATCGTTAATTGAAACGGTTGTTTTAACGGTTTGTTAATGTTCGTGCTGTTCGATCGGTTGGCGGCAGCAGATTTTGGTGTTCTCTTAGGTACTTTTGCAGCCTTCACCAAGCCTTCAATCCCAGAACCGTAGGCAAAAACGTTCGACGTATGAGTTGATGGACCAACCTTGGACTGCCCACGCTGCTTTGTTTCTTTGACTGTTCTTGCATACTTCTGCAAGGGCCGCGGCTGCTTCGTGTTAAAGCCAGAATTCGTTTCCAAGTACCTAGACGAACCGAGGGCCACGTTGGGCTTCAGATCACGAGTTTCTTGCTTCGTTGAGTCTTGTTTAGAAATAGAAATTGGTCGTTTGGTTACGGGCATTGGTGCAGTGAGGTAAAATTCTTTCAGGTTCAGTTTTTTTGGCTGGTTAATCATCGTTGATTCCTGTTCCAAATTTAGATTCGAACGTGTGACATCTTCAGGATAAGTTTTGCGTTCCATGATGGTGAATATATGGGGTCAAGTCtgtttaataatttgaatttttataattaatacgGAATTTTGGATTCAGGTTACATGACAGAGGTTACGTGTCAccgacatttttgaaaaccgTATCGAAAATATTAATCACCCGCAGACAACTTCATCTTCACTCTATGTCTCTGACATCAAAGACTAGTAGATGAAGGTCTGTCGATTTAACTTCATGTCGCATGAATGATATGTGTGTGAGAAAACGCGGGCCATAGAAAAAGTTGAACAAAAGTTGTTTTGTAGATGTTTAAATGATTATTTGTATGCCAAGTAAATAGATTTTTATGTCATGCAAGCAGCTGTATTGATGCGTGAGTTTCCAATGGTTTTGTTCGACTGCAACACAGAGTGTCCTCGAATTCCGAGACATGTCCCTTGACCAAGAACGTTGGTTCCGCGCAGTGGATACCTCTGCTTGTATATGCAAGTGAACTTGCCGTGTGGTGcacgtttatttttacgtcTATCGATGACAACTGTATTGAAAAAACGTGACCTGAATTAAGCAGTGAACAACTTTTCAtaagcgaaagaaaaattgaggtCGTTGTTTCTTTTCGCCTTATAGCAGATCCTTGGtcctaattttttctttccatcaGCGTGAAATAGAGAAAGTGTTCCTATATTAATGAATTTACCCTTAACAATATCCTCCACAACCTCGGGATATAATTTGCTTGTAACTTCACTACTTGGTGGATAAAGGCGTGGGTTAGTATTAATTTCGATCAGCCAAACCGAAAAATCGTCCATGATTACGAAGTCAGCACCGTAGAGTtggaaactatttttttgattAGCCATATTCTCTTGCGACGCAAGTAATGCTCCAATTAAATTTTGCTTGATTCCTGGTAAAATGATCTTGTCCCAAGCGAACTCTTGACTCGTATCCCTGTGGATGAAATCTGTCAATGTAGTTGTAGCTATAAAAGTAGGCCGTTTCACACCAATCGCGGTAGATGTGTGATGGTAAATTCACGATGACATAAAACTGTGTCTTAACGAAGTAGTACAGATATACTATACTTGAGGTAGTCTTTGAAGTCTTCCAAGTTCCAATGCAACTCTTTAGGAACTCTCGGTTCTTGGTGCTGACATTTTCGATACTTGATTTGAACCATTGTATTGCACAAGTGAATGGATTCATGAAAGTCATCGAGGGTAAAGTCCCGTGATGCAAACCGAATGAGAATATCtctacaaaatatatatataatttgagAGTAGATAAGATATGAGAGTTCTGCAGCATAATCGCTATACTTTACTGGCTAAGCCAGCTTTCTTTTATTCGTGAAGGCTCGAACGACACTGACGTTCAATCGGTATAGCAGATTTTACTCAATCTGTAAAGCATATCCGATTAAGCCAGCGCTAAAGACCTATCTTGGCCAGTAAGGTAGATGATTAATCAAAAGATATCGCGTATCTTATTAGCTTTCAGTATTAAATATTATCTAGATCGAAAATCTATGATACGTGTTCAAACTCTTACCTGTACATCCAAACGACCAGTGGATGTGTACTTGTAATCAAGAACCATTGTCtgacgtcaatttttttgttgtaaacTAACAATGGTTTTTCTGAAAACAAGTGATTCTAATGGTTGGGATTTATGATATCACCTTAATCTACTTACCTATATACTTTTGCACGACATACTGCATGCCTTCTCTGGCTGTCAAGCTCAGTTTGTTCAGAATATCTGATAAACGATCTATCAAAACAATTCCTCTCCCTAAACTTTTATCACTTGGTTTTAGTATCCAAATACCTCGCATTCCGTCAAGCTTTTCTTGAAGCCGAAACTTCGACACTGCGGCCAAAATGTTGTCGGCAAACGCTAAGAGTTCCTGCGAAATCATTTTAGTATCATCGGATATTGGAGTATCAAGCCTTTGACGGATTCTGAGGAGTTTAATTCACGCATTCATTAATGCTCACATCTAtgtcaatttttgaattttttttcagcatatCGTAACCGTGTATTATCTTGTAATACCAATCTAAAAACTGATCCCAAGTTTCCACTGGCACTTCTCGGTAATCTCGCCTATCGATATCTTCATGTGTATGAACACTATGACGAATCAAGCAACTAAGTTACC includes the following:
- the LOC107227906 gene encoding tubulin glycylase 3A-like, which produces MERKTYPEDVTRSNLNLEQESTMINQPKKLNLKEFYLTAPMPVTKRPISISKQDSTKQETRDLKPNVALGSSRYLETNSGFNTKQPRPLQKYARTVKETKQRGQSKVGPSTHTSNVFAYGSGIEGLVKAAKVPKRTPKSAAANRSNSTNINKPLKQPFQLTMSRNNPGTTIDDTMKILNPHDYPGKSKTANTFSPATRYEQNVGSQCDKIVCNAACLIELSRKECYNEIQQMVAKAIKNHKIFLIRGDIPYLEASMKSRGWVQKYESTKTRMVPYGSVASLDAPSLGSIQLPDGSFNEKMVIFQMLRHVPPDFIWDCRNEFTDWNSNIKQSTLLNRFQKSFIYTSKLGMATILEDTHWNYEEKVSNVQYPRTYNACRDKNAFVEDYRMTAAVSLLKWFVEQIREGVEYILRGSSPISIQQIEFAIKRCEQLVATANNEYLDVPQAAVSSQEWDSFIQNYIKAVHLENGFVETTSEPPFPEIEVSSIQLKVKDIDPQFELNGYRNIWILKPSDLCCGTGIVMTHKLSHIMKRVYDGGRDYFVVQKYIEKPFLVECTKFDVRQWYLVTKSYPLTIWIYKESFLRFSSRPFSFANYHEAVHICNTAVQCKYSEQKNSVRAKDWDCKKINDYLKKAGYSGEPWYDEVYPKIREAIIATMLAAQKHMDKRRCSFELYGADFMIMNDLSVWLIEINTNPRMHPPSTRVTERLYPDVMESLVKVVLDRPVNPNADTGNFVLAYQQNVTDFQPYLGASMFVLGEGIKRL